A section of the Tamandua tetradactyla isolate mTamTet1 chromosome 4, mTamTet1.pri, whole genome shotgun sequence genome encodes:
- the F11R gene encoding junctional adhesion molecule A produces the protein MGTRAGAGRKQLLLFTTVIVGSLALDRGTVYTSTPEVRVPENKPAKLSCSYSGFVSPRVEWKFAQGNTASLVSFNNKITAPYEGRVTFSQSGITFHSVTREDTGKYTCMVSGDDGNKYKEVEVQLIVLVPPSRPTVSIPSSATIGNRAVLTCSEKDGSPPSEYYWFKDGVLMPAEPKSNRAFSNSSYTLDHKTGQLVFDPVSSFDTGEYSCQAQNGVGTPMKSEVVRMDAVELNVGAIVAAVLVTLILLGVLIFGIWFAYSRGYFERTKKGTSSKKVIYSQPAARSQGEFRQTSSFLV, from the exons GCTCTCTGGCACTGGACAGGGGCACAGTGTACACTTCTACACCTGAAGTCAGAGTTCCTGAGAATAAAC CGGCCAAGTTGTCCTGCTCCTACTCGGGCTTCGTATCTCCCCGTGTGGAGTGGAAGTTTGCTCAAGGCAACACTGCCAGCCTTGTTTCCTTTAACAACAAGATCACAG CTCCCTATGAGGGCCGAGTTACCTTCTCACAGAGCGGCATCACCTTCCATTCTGTGACCCGGGAAGACACTGGGAAGTACACATGTATGGTCTCTGGGGATGATGGCAATAAGTATAAGGAGGTCGAGGTTCAGCTCATTGTGCTTG tGCCTCCATCAAGGCCTACAGTCAGCATCCCTTCCTCTGCCACCATTGGGAACCGGGCGGTGCTGACTTGCTCAGAGAAAGATGGTTCCCCACCCTCTGAATACTACTGGTTCAAGGATGGGGTCCTGATGCCAGCAGAGCCCAAGAGCAACCGTGCCTTCAGCAATTCTTCCTATACCCTGGATCACAAGACAGGGCAGCTG GTCTTTGATCCCGTGTCATCCTTTGATACTGGAGAATACAGTTGTCAGGCACAGAATGGGGTTGGGACACCCATGAAATCAGAAGTTGTACGCATGGATGCTG TGGAGCTGAATGTGGGGGCCATTGTGGCAGCTGTTCTTGTAACACTCATTCTCCTTGGAGTCCTGATTTTTGGCATCTGGTTTGCCTATAGCCGAGGCTACTTTGAGA gaACAAAGAAAGG GACTTCGAGTAAGAAGGTGATTTACAGCCAGCCTGCTGCACGAAGTCAA GGGGAATTCAGGCAGACCTCGTCCTTCCTGGTGTGA